The Candidatus Methylomirabilota bacterium nucleotide sequence GGAGCTCGTCGGCTGCCTTGAGCGCGGTGACCCCGTCGGTCGCCAGGAGCTCATCGGTGAGACGCACCGCCAGATGGAAGACCCGCTCCCGGCTGAACTTCACAGGACGAACCCCCGGTCACGGGCCAGCTTCTCCTTGGTCTTGCTGAAGAGCTGCCGGTAGTCGAGGCCCTTCTCCCGGATGTCGCGGGCGTAGCTCTGGAGGAGCTCCCGGGCCGCGGTGTCGATCTGATCCTCGGCCTGCAGGTTCTCGACGATCAGCTTCTGGAAGGCGCCGCGGACGCGGCTCTCGTCTTTGATCTCGACGAAGCGCCGGGCGATGAGCCGCTTGAGGATCGCGTCGCTGAGGCGGGCGGCGATCTCCTCGCGGCGCCGCATGTCAGGCGTCGGGCGGCAACAGGAAGCCGAAAGGCTCCGGCCCGCCGTCGTTCCACTCGACGGCCTCGGCGCGGTCCTCGGTGGCCCCCTCGATCCGCCACGACTCCGGGATCCGGAACGGCACCCGCCGCGACGTGAAGGCCTCGCCGTCGTGGTAGTAGAGCCAGCCCGTACGACGCCACCCGAGGCCGCGGATGTCGTAGCGGACGTGCCGCGCTTCGAGGTCGATGACCGCGCGGCCGTGACTCGCGGGCGCGTCCGTGTAGCGGCGGTCCGGCCCGACCCGCCGGGCGGCGCCCAGGAGGCCGTCGTAGGTGGCGCAGGAGAACGGGTGGCCGCAGAAGAACCGCTGCGCGGCGACCAGGAGGTCGGGGATCGTCTCGGGTTCGGCTTCGAGGGCGGCCATGAGCGCGGGCGCGCGCCACGGGCGCGCCAGACCGCTCACCCGCCGCACCTTGTCCCGCAGACAGATGCGCGCAACGCCGAACACTCCCATACGGGGCTGAAAACGCTCGGGTT carries:
- a CDS encoding DUF507 family protein, with protein sequence MRRREEIAARLSDAILKRLIARRFVEIKDESRVRGAFQKLIVENLQAEDQIDTAARELLQSYARDIREKGLDYRQLFSKTKEKLARDRGFVL